The Rhododendron vialii isolate Sample 1 chromosome 3a, ASM3025357v1 nucleotide sequence gtttcttaaaaataaaaaactgaaaactgaaaaggttCAAACGCGAGACAAGTTTATGGTACGAATTATTTTCGTGTAATCGGATGAAAATGAAACTAAGAACAGTTAGTGCATGTAGTTGCAAGCTGCTAACGGTGTTCGTTGTGGGTCTCAAAATTCCTGTGCATGGTTTCCAAtacattttctctatctatctctctttcaCTCATTGATTCTCCGAGAATTAgcttttccaaaataaatgtcaCAATGTTTCCAATATTAATGTAGGTGGCATCTCTCCAAGCCGAGCTTGCAATGGTCCACACCCAGTTGCTAAACAGCAGGATAGCAGTAGCCAATGCCTTCCAAAACACAGAACACCATCAACACCAACACCAGCAGCAACACCACATTGCAGCGCTGCAGCCGGCCTACTCCAACCACTCCTCAAACTCACACCACCTAGGCCTCCTCAACACCAGCACGAGCAACTTCAACTCGAATTTCGACCTTGTGTCGGGCGGTGGGGAAACGGCCCCGTCTTCGCACAGTTTCGAGCCTCTTCCGGTTTCGCGACCGCGAGAAGATCAGGAGGACGAAGACGAGGACGAGAGTCGGGATCCGGTGCCGTTTGCTGATCAGATACTTCGTTCGAGATAGTGACTTAATTAATTCTCTGCtcaatttcctcttctttttttttttcattttttgttgaataattgGCCGTTATGCCAAAGCAAAACATATGTATTGGCTAATTAATAACAACCGTCATATCCCTGGTGTGTGAGTTCTCCCTCACTCTCAACAATGATCCAGATTTGTGCATGTCTTAGATGTTGACAGAGCCATAAGCCATGGTACGTAGCGAACCATTTTGGGcccaaattctttttatttataagGGGAGTGCTGCTACTGGGACCGATGGTCCAACACCGAAATCGTACTGACAGCCacgccgggctgtctccggccaccggacggtcgatccaagccgtccaaattttttttaaaaaaaactgagtgggccTATGCGAGAATCAACAACATCCGACGTGCTTAGATGCTTGATCTAAATACCccattttttcatatatacatgtatatacatatatacatgaaaaatagggtgtttggatcaagcatctTACACATAtcgatgccgttgattcccgcgcaagccccctcgtttttttttttaaagaatttttggacagattgaatcggccgtctggtggccggagacagcccggcaCGGCTGTCGGTACAATTTCGTTGCCGAACCCGTCGGTCCCTATAGGTTTTCCTTATAAGGGACCCTATGTTGTGCCCCAGGTTTGCCCATACactcatacacacacacaacaaacACACATA carries:
- the LOC131318463 gene encoding LOB domain-containing protein 20, encoding MAETSEGRRRGSGKRAMAAGDAAVPPVMAPAPCGACKFLRRKCMSGCIFAPHFGTDQGAARFAAVHKVFGASNVSKLLLHIPVSRRSDAVVTISYEAQARLSDPVYGCVSTILALQQQVASLQAELAMVHTQLLNSRIAVANAFQNTEHHQHQHQQQHHIAALQPAYSNHSSNSHHLGLLNTSTSNFNSNFDLVSGGGETAPSSHSFEPLPVSRPREDQEDEDEDESRDPVPFADQILRSR